A genomic stretch from Synechococcus sp. MU1643 includes:
- the nusA gene encoding transcription termination factor NusA, whose product MALVLLPGLSNLIDDISEEKKLPPQVVEAALREALLKGYERYRRTLYLGISEDPFDEEYFSNFDVGLDLEEEGYRVLASKIIVDEVESEDHQIAIAEVMQVADDAQVGDTVVLDVTPEKEDFGRMAAATTKQVLAQKLRDQQRRMIQEEFADLEDPVLTARVIRFERQSVIMAVSSGLGRPEVEAELPRRDQLPNDNYRANATFKVFLKEVSEVPRRGPQLFVSRSNAGLVVYLFENEVPEIQEGSVRIVAVAREANPPSRSVGPRTKVAVDSIEREVDPVGACIGARGSRIQQVVNELRGEKIDVIRWSQDPGQYIANSLSPARVEMVRLVDPVGQHAHVLVPPDQLSLAIGREGQNVRLAARLTGWKIDIKNSTEYDQEAEDAVVAELISQREEEEALQQQAEERLAVEQAARAEEDARLRELYPLPEDEEEYGEEQPEQEFSDEEPSELEAGSETEAETTDATVEADTDADQEQVR is encoded by the coding sequence ATGGCTCTTGTTCTGCTTCCCGGCCTCAGCAACCTGATCGACGACATCAGTGAAGAGAAGAAGCTTCCGCCCCAGGTGGTGGAAGCGGCCCTGCGGGAGGCCCTGCTGAAGGGCTACGAGCGCTACAGGCGCACTCTTTATCTCGGAATCAGCGAAGATCCCTTTGATGAGGAGTACTTCAGCAACTTTGACGTTGGCCTCGACCTTGAGGAGGAGGGCTACCGGGTTCTCGCCAGCAAGATCATTGTGGATGAGGTGGAGAGTGAAGACCACCAGATCGCGATCGCCGAGGTGATGCAGGTGGCCGATGACGCCCAGGTGGGTGACACCGTGGTGCTGGATGTCACCCCGGAGAAAGAGGATTTCGGCCGCATGGCCGCCGCCACCACCAAGCAAGTGCTGGCCCAGAAGCTGCGGGATCAGCAGCGCCGAATGATCCAGGAGGAATTCGCTGATCTAGAGGATCCGGTACTGACGGCCCGAGTAATCCGCTTCGAACGCCAGTCGGTGATCATGGCGGTCAGCTCAGGCCTAGGCCGTCCGGAAGTGGAAGCAGAACTCCCCCGGCGCGATCAACTGCCCAACGACAACTACCGCGCCAACGCCACCTTCAAGGTCTTCTTAAAGGAAGTGAGCGAAGTTCCCCGCCGGGGACCGCAGCTGTTCGTCAGCCGCTCCAATGCCGGCTTGGTGGTTTACCTGTTCGAGAACGAAGTTCCCGAAATCCAGGAAGGATCGGTTCGGATCGTGGCCGTGGCCCGTGAAGCCAATCCGCCCTCACGTTCAGTGGGTCCTCGCACCAAAGTTGCCGTCGACAGCATCGAACGCGAGGTGGACCCAGTCGGCGCCTGCATTGGCGCCCGCGGCTCTCGCATTCAGCAGGTGGTGAACGAACTGCGTGGAGAAAAAATCGACGTGATTCGCTGGTCCCAAGATCCGGGCCAGTACATCGCTAATTCACTCAGCCCAGCTCGGGTGGAAATGGTTCGCCTGGTGGATCCAGTGGGCCAGCATGCCCACGTGCTGGTGCCCCCCGACCAGCTGAGCCTGGCCATCGGCCGCGAAGGCCAGAACGTGCGCTTGGCCGCCAGACTCACCGGCTGGAAGATCGACATCAAGAACTCCACCGAATACGACCAAGAGGCAGAGGATGCCGTGGTAGCGGAGCTGATCTCCCAGCGGGAGGAAGAGGAAGCCCTCCAACAGCAAGCAGAAGAAAGGCTGGCCGTCGAACAGGCCGCTCGAGCGGAAGAAGATGCACGCCTGAGGGAGCTGTATCCGCTGCCCGAAGACGAGGAGGAGTACGGCGAGGAGCAGCCCGAGCAGGAGTTCTCGGACGAGGAGCCCTCTGAGTTGGAAGCTGGCTCCGAAACCGAAGCTGAAACTACGGACGCAACGGTTGAAGCCGATACCGATGCCGATCAGGAGCAGGT